The following coding sequences are from one Vicinamibacterales bacterium window:
- a CDS encoding carboxypeptidase regulatory-like domain-containing protein codes for MRRFSAVGRRLAIALSFLVAAGHAWQVEAYQTFGVSVGGRVVELKWPHLPVRYYVTDRSAPGVSAAGFRDAAGRAFATWASVPTASVSAQFAGFTSANPGDDDGQNTLGFMSRPDLQRVLGATNFLIDDTTGELLESDIFFNTAFPWSVAAGGSAGSFDLESIILHETGHMFGLGHSALGETELRSGGGRRVIAADAVLFPIAFSPGNITDRTPFADDIAGLSELYPRTGFTSESGSMSGRVTKNGQGVFGAHVAAFNPRTGNLVGGFTGNGEGRFTIASLAPGPYIVRVEPVDDADLDSFFDDASIPKVDLNFRIAYYEGFVVVPAGGGSLTFEVKVVAK; via the coding sequence ATGCGACGCTTCAGCGCAGTCGGCCGACGACTGGCCATCGCGCTCTCGTTTCTCGTGGCCGCCGGACACGCCTGGCAGGTCGAGGCGTACCAGACGTTCGGCGTGAGCGTCGGTGGGAGGGTTGTCGAGCTGAAATGGCCCCATCTCCCCGTCCGTTACTACGTCACCGATCGCAGCGCGCCCGGCGTGTCGGCAGCCGGCTTCCGCGACGCGGCGGGACGCGCCTTCGCCACCTGGGCCAGCGTGCCGACGGCGAGCGTGTCGGCGCAGTTCGCCGGCTTCACGTCGGCCAACCCGGGCGACGACGATGGGCAGAACACGCTCGGCTTCATGAGCCGGCCCGACCTCCAGCGCGTGCTCGGCGCGACCAACTTCCTCATCGACGACACGACCGGCGAACTCCTCGAGTCGGACATCTTCTTCAACACGGCGTTCCCGTGGTCGGTGGCGGCAGGGGGCTCAGCGGGATCCTTCGACCTCGAGTCGATCATCCTGCACGAGACGGGGCACATGTTCGGCCTCGGCCACTCCGCGCTCGGTGAGACGGAGTTGCGGTCCGGCGGCGGACGCCGGGTGATCGCCGCCGACGCGGTGCTGTTCCCCATCGCGTTCTCGCCCGGGAACATCACCGATCGGACGCCGTTCGCCGACGACATCGCCGGCCTGTCGGAACTCTATCCGCGCACCGGGTTTACGTCGGAGAGCGGCAGCATGAGCGGGCGCGTGACCAAGAACGGGCAGGGCGTCTTCGGCGCGCACGTCGCGGCCTTCAACCCGCGGACGGGAAACCTGGTCGGCGGATTCACGGGGAACGGCGAGGGCCGATTCACGATTGCGAGCCTGGCACCGGGCCCGTACATCGTCCGGGTCGAACCGGTGGACGATGCGGACCTCGACAGCTTCTTCGATGACGCGAGCATCCCCAAGGTGGACCTCAACTTCCGCATCGCCTACTACGAGGGCTTCGTCGTCGTGCCCGCGGGCGGCGGGTCGCTCACGTTCGAGGTCAAGGTCGTGGCGAAATAG
- a CDS encoding BlaI/MecI/CopY family transcriptional regulator: protein MLTTPPRPTDAELAILRVLWARGPSTVRQAVDVLRRDRPTGYTTVLKLLQIMLEKGLVVRDESDRTHVYRAKLSEEQTQRQLVRDLLDRAFDGSVVRLVTQALGARRPSREELVEIRRLVDERLKEMP from the coding sequence GTGCTGACCACTCCTCCCCGCCCCACCGATGCCGAGCTGGCCATCCTGCGTGTCCTCTGGGCCCGCGGCCCGAGCACCGTCCGGCAGGCGGTGGACGTCCTCCGGCGCGATCGGCCGACCGGCTATACGACCGTGCTGAAGCTCTTGCAGATCATGTTGGAGAAGGGGCTCGTCGTTCGCGACGAGTCGGACCGGACGCACGTCTACCGCGCGAAGCTCTCCGAGGAACAGACGCAACGTCAGCTGGTGCGCGATCTGCTCGACCGGGCGTTCGACGGATCGGTGGTCAGGCTGGTGACACAGGCCCTCGGCGCGCGCCGCCCGAGCCGAGAAGAACTAGTCGAGATCCGACGACTCGTGGACGAGCGGCTGAAGGAGATGCCGTAG
- the lpxB gene encoding lipid-A-disaccharide synthase codes for MPTRSDAPTVLISCGEPSGDLYAGALTSALRALNPGVRVVGFGGECLRAAGAELVGDYHGLTVTGLVEAIRVLPRSWAMYRRLVRTARDERPDALVAIDFPDFNFRLAAAIRDLGIPIVYYIPPQLWAWRSGRMKTLRRIADRILVIFPFEPEIYRKAGTPATFVGHPLVDLARATTDRRAFLEAHHLLPDAPVVALLPGSRPNEVREILGTLVESLPLIAARVPHAQFVLARAPGLPNDLFSTLSASAWPVAVVEAGTDDVLAASDVAITASGTATVQAAIHECPMVVVYRVAPLSYAIGRRLVHVDTFAMVNLVAGERVAPELIQDGFTAEAVAAETVRLLTDRALRERTVASLREVKERLGGSGATRRAAEIVLETARRR; via the coding sequence ATGCCGACCCGCTCCGACGCACCGACTGTGCTCATCTCGTGCGGAGAACCGTCCGGCGACTTGTACGCGGGGGCGCTGACCTCGGCACTGCGGGCGCTCAATCCCGGCGTCCGCGTCGTCGGCTTTGGCGGTGAGTGCCTGCGTGCGGCTGGCGCGGAGCTGGTCGGGGACTATCACGGACTGACCGTGACGGGACTGGTCGAAGCCATCCGCGTGCTGCCCCGATCGTGGGCGATGTACCGACGCCTCGTGCGGACAGCCCGCGACGAACGCCCCGATGCGCTCGTCGCCATCGACTTCCCTGATTTCAACTTCCGGCTGGCGGCCGCGATCCGAGACCTCGGCATTCCAATCGTCTACTACATCCCGCCGCAGTTGTGGGCGTGGCGCAGCGGGCGAATGAAGACGCTGCGGCGAATTGCCGACCGCATCCTGGTGATCTTTCCGTTCGAACCCGAGATCTACCGCAAGGCTGGAACGCCGGCGACATTCGTCGGCCACCCGCTCGTCGACCTGGCGCGCGCGACAACGGACCGCCGCGCGTTCCTCGAGGCCCACCACCTGCTTCCCGATGCGCCAGTGGTAGCCCTGCTTCCCGGAAGCCGGCCGAACGAGGTCCGCGAGATCCTCGGCACGCTGGTCGAGTCATTGCCCCTGATCGCCGCGCGCGTGCCGCACGCGCAGTTCGTCCTCGCGCGCGCACCGGGGCTGCCGAACGACCTGTTCTCGACCTTGTCGGCCAGCGCGTGGCCGGTGGCGGTGGTCGAGGCAGGGACAGACGACGTGCTGGCTGCCTCCGATGTGGCGATCACGGCCTCGGGTACGGCCACCGTCCAGGCGGCCATCCACGAATGTCCGATGGTGGTGGTCTATCGGGTGGCGCCGCTCTCGTACGCCATCGGCAGGCGGCTCGTGCACGTGGACACGTTCGCGATGGTGAACCTGGTGGCGGGCGAGCGGGTCGCGCCCGAGTTGATCCAGGACGGCTTCACGGCCGAGGCCGTCGCGGCCGAGACGGTCCGGCTGCTGACGGATCGCGCGCTGCGCGAGCGCACGGTCGCCAGCCTCCGGGAAGTGAAGGAGAGACTCGGCGGCTCGGGCGCCACGCGACGCGCCGCGGAAATCGTGCTCGAGACCGCCCGGCGGCGGTAG
- a CDS encoding pitrilysin family protein — MSTHKVRAALVAASCACLWPSMLAAQAAKWPSSSPPRPLAARDVRFPPYEFRTLPNGLQVVVVVHNEQPAVSLRLLVRAGGAQDPPGRLGTASMAATLVDQGTTTRNAQQVADAIDSVGGELGTGAGRDLSVVHAVVMKDSLSLAMELLSDVVRNPAFAPQELERQRQQTASALQVRYQDPEYVANAVFDRLVFGFHPYGFPGSGTPESLARITRDDLIAFHHRYYAPNNCILAVVGDLTVDEGMAAVAKAFGDWPRADVPDILPADPPEPTRRVVVIDKPDAVQTEIRMGQIGIPRRTGDYMAVDLALKILGGDGANRLHRVLRTERGLTYGASADAETLKRSGEFMAQTNTRSETTGEVLRLMVDEFSTLRRERVGEQELADAKAYLTGAFPLTIETPDEIATHILNVLFYDLPIEELQTYRQRVNAVSVDDIARATLKYLKPDRLSIVLVGNASVFLDQLRRVGFSKVEVVRLADLDLTTADFKKKDLAPPMTSVSRPK, encoded by the coding sequence ATGAGCACCCACAAGGTTCGAGCCGCCCTGGTCGCCGCGTCGTGCGCGTGCCTGTGGCCGTCGATGCTGGCGGCGCAGGCCGCGAAGTGGCCGTCCAGCAGCCCGCCGCGGCCGCTGGCCGCGCGCGACGTCAGGTTCCCACCCTACGAGTTCCGGACGCTTCCCAACGGTCTGCAGGTCGTGGTCGTCGTCCACAACGAACAGCCGGCCGTCAGCCTGCGCCTGCTCGTGCGGGCTGGTGGCGCGCAGGACCCGCCGGGCAGGCTGGGCACGGCCTCGATGGCCGCGACGCTCGTCGACCAGGGAACGACGACGCGGAACGCACAGCAGGTGGCCGACGCGATCGACTCGGTGGGCGGAGAACTCGGGACCGGCGCCGGGCGCGACCTGTCGGTCGTTCACGCCGTCGTGATGAAGGACAGCCTCTCGCTGGCGATGGAGCTGCTTTCCGATGTCGTGCGCAACCCCGCGTTCGCGCCGCAGGAACTCGAGCGCCAGCGGCAGCAGACGGCCTCCGCGCTGCAGGTGAGGTACCAGGATCCGGAGTACGTCGCCAACGCCGTGTTCGATCGGCTCGTCTTCGGCTTCCATCCGTACGGCTTCCCGGGGAGCGGCACACCGGAGTCACTGGCGAGGATCACGCGCGACGATCTCATCGCCTTTCACCACAGGTACTACGCGCCGAACAACTGCATCCTCGCGGTCGTCGGAGACCTGACCGTGGACGAGGGGATGGCCGCGGTGGCCAAGGCGTTCGGCGACTGGCCTCGGGCCGACGTGCCGGACATCCTGCCGGCCGACCCGCCGGAACCGACCCGGCGCGTCGTCGTGATCGACAAACCCGACGCCGTGCAGACCGAAATTCGCATGGGACAGATCGGGATTCCGCGCAGGACCGGCGACTACATGGCGGTGGATCTCGCGCTCAAGATCCTCGGGGGGGACGGGGCGAATCGGCTGCACCGGGTGCTCCGCACCGAGCGCGGGCTGACCTACGGCGCGTCCGCCGATGCCGAGACGCTGAAGCGGAGCGGCGAGTTCATGGCGCAGACGAACACGCGATCCGAGACCACCGGGGAGGTGTTGCGCCTGATGGTCGACGAGTTCTCGACGCTCCGGCGCGAGCGCGTCGGCGAGCAGGAGTTGGCCGACGCGAAGGCGTATCTGACCGGGGCCTTTCCGCTGACCATCGAGACGCCGGACGAGATCGCCACCCACATCCTGAACGTCCTCTTCTACGATCTCCCGATCGAGGAACTGCAGACGTATCGACAGCGCGTGAATGCCGTGTCGGTGGACGACATCGCCCGGGCCACGTTGAAGTACCTGAAGCCGGATCGACTCTCGATCGTGCTGGTCGGCAACGCCTCGGTCTTTCTCGACCAGCTCAGGCGTGTCGGGTTTTCGAAAGTGGAAGTGGTCCGGCTCGCGGACCTGGACTTGACGACGGCCGACTTCAAGAAGAAGGATCTGGCGCCACCGATGACCTCCGTTTCCAGGCCGAAGTAG
- a CDS encoding pitrilysin family protein translates to MSAAGRGLVAACAAWLLLAPAVGASAAVRPPKLNYEVVRLSNGLTVVLLEDHSTPIVHGQIWYHVGSKDERPGRTGFAHLFEHLMFKGSKNVQPDQHSSMVSGVGGQSNAYTTEDATVFWETVPSQYLPLILWLEADRMASLRIDRETFGRERRVVEEERRMRIDNQPYGGLSEVVYDQTFSVHPYKHTTIGSMKDLDAASVEDVRDFYRTYYVPGNATLALVGDFDAGQAIGLVKRYFEPVPVSDRAIPRDLPREPEQKLERRVTLQEGWPLPVVVVAYHVTYDGHPDSYPLHIVSKLLSDGQSSRIYRALVYEKGCALTAFGGGNIMEDPNLFFAVAIVQPGHTPAEVEQALITELDRLRTEPVTEHELQRAKNQFARDYVVGRESNQQKALQLAHAIVIHHGDVATADGEFDIFMKTTTGDVQRVARTYFTPQNRTVLTILPGQPAGTLSVSR, encoded by the coding sequence ATGTCCGCTGCCGGTCGCGGCCTTGTCGCCGCTTGCGCGGCTTGGCTGCTCCTTGCGCCTGCCGTCGGAGCGTCGGCGGCGGTCCGCCCGCCGAAGCTGAACTACGAAGTGGTCAGGCTGTCGAACGGGCTGACCGTCGTGCTGCTCGAGGACCACTCGACGCCGATCGTGCACGGCCAGATCTGGTATCACGTCGGGTCGAAGGACGAACGGCCAGGGCGCACCGGCTTCGCCCATCTGTTCGAACACCTGATGTTCAAGGGGTCGAAGAACGTCCAACCCGACCAGCACTCGTCGATGGTGTCGGGCGTCGGCGGACAGAGCAACGCCTACACGACGGAAGACGCGACGGTCTTCTGGGAGACGGTTCCGTCGCAGTACCTGCCGCTCATCCTGTGGCTCGAAGCCGACCGCATGGCATCGCTGCGCATCGACCGGGAGACGTTCGGGCGCGAACGGCGGGTCGTCGAGGAAGAACGCCGGATGCGGATCGACAACCAGCCCTACGGCGGCCTTTCCGAGGTCGTCTACGATCAGACGTTCTCGGTGCACCCCTACAAGCACACCACGATCGGCAGCATGAAGGACCTCGATGCCGCATCGGTCGAGGATGTTCGCGATTTCTATCGGACCTACTATGTCCCCGGCAACGCCACGCTGGCGCTGGTCGGCGACTTCGACGCCGGCCAGGCGATCGGGCTGGTGAAGCGGTACTTCGAGCCGGTGCCGGTATCGGATCGCGCGATCCCGCGCGACCTGCCGAGGGAACCGGAACAGAAGCTGGAGCGCCGCGTGACGCTCCAGGAAGGGTGGCCGCTGCCGGTCGTCGTCGTGGCCTACCACGTGACGTACGACGGCCACCCGGACTCGTATCCGCTGCACATCGTGTCGAAGCTGCTGTCCGACGGCCAGAGTTCGCGCATCTACCGGGCGCTCGTCTACGAGAAGGGGTGCGCGCTCACCGCGTTCGGCGGCGGGAACATCATGGAGGATCCGAACCTGTTCTTCGCCGTGGCGATCGTGCAGCCCGGGCACACGCCTGCCGAGGTCGAGCAGGCCCTCATCACCGAATTGGACCGGTTGCGCACCGAACCGGTGACCGAGCACGAACTGCAGCGCGCGAAGAACCAGTTCGCGCGCGACTACGTCGTGGGGCGCGAGTCCAACCAGCAGAAGGCGCTGCAACTGGCGCACGCCATCGTCATCCACCACGGGGACGTGGCGACGGCCGACGGTGAGTTCGACATCTTCATGAAGACCACGACCGGCGATGTGCAGCGAGTGGCCCGGACGTACTTCACGCCGCAGAACCGGACGGTGCTCACGATCCTGCCGGGTCAGCCGGCCGGGACTCTGTCCGTGTCGCGGTAG
- the lpxD gene encoding UDP-3-O-(3-hydroxymyristoyl)glucosamine N-acyltransferase has product MKLSDLAERLGCRLDGDGETVVERLAPIEQAGPGDLTFLTNVRYAAALASTRASAVILAENAPAAPCATLRSPNPYLTFARAVGVFTPEVVPPPGVHERAVLARTVRLGERVSIAAFVSIDDDVSIGNGVVIGPHVAIGRGVTIGDGCRIHSRVTVREGCRIGRRVVVQDGAVIGSDGFGFAKREDGTYEKIPQPGRVVIEDDVEIGANTTIDRPAIGETRIGAGAKIDNLVQVAHGVHVGRNTLLCAQVGIAGSASIGNDVVLAGQVGVAGHLEIGDRVTATAQTGIPNSVEPGTLVSGYPAIPNRDWLKASAVFRRLPELKRALADIESRLAALEQKQGRPPDMP; this is encoded by the coding sequence TTGAAACTCAGCGACCTTGCGGAGCGCCTCGGATGCCGTCTCGATGGGGATGGCGAGACGGTTGTCGAGCGGCTGGCCCCCATTGAACAGGCCGGGCCGGGCGACCTGACCTTCCTCACGAACGTGCGCTACGCGGCAGCGCTCGCCTCGACGCGCGCCTCGGCGGTGATCCTCGCCGAGAACGCGCCGGCTGCGCCCTGTGCGACGCTGCGGTCGCCGAATCCCTACCTAACGTTCGCGCGCGCTGTCGGGGTCTTCACGCCCGAGGTGGTGCCGCCGCCCGGAGTGCACGAGCGGGCCGTCCTCGCGCGGACCGTCCGACTGGGCGAACGCGTGTCGATTGCGGCGTTCGTCTCCATCGACGACGACGTGTCGATCGGGAACGGTGTGGTGATTGGCCCGCACGTGGCGATTGGGCGGGGTGTGACGATCGGCGACGGCTGTCGCATTCACTCGCGGGTCACGGTCCGCGAAGGGTGCCGCATCGGCCGTCGCGTGGTCGTCCAGGATGGTGCGGTCATCGGCAGCGACGGCTTCGGGTTCGCCAAGCGTGAGGACGGGACGTACGAGAAGATCCCTCAGCCCGGCCGCGTCGTGATCGAAGACGACGTCGAGATCGGCGCGAACACGACGATCGATCGGCCGGCGATCGGGGAGACCCGCATCGGGGCCGGCGCGAAGATCGACAATCTCGTGCAGGTCGCGCACGGCGTCCACGTGGGCCGCAACACGCTGCTCTGTGCCCAGGTCGGCATCGCCGGCAGCGCGAGCATCGGCAACGACGTGGTCCTGGCCGGCCAGGTGGGCGTCGCCGGCCACCTCGAGATTGGCGACCGCGTGACCGCCACCGCGCAGACCGGTATCCCGAACTCGGTCGAGCCCGGCACGCTCGTGTCCGGATATCCGGCGATCCCCAACCGCGACTGGCTCAAGGCCTCCGCGGTCTTCCGGCGACTGCCCGAGCTCAAGAGGGCCCTTGCCGACATCGAGTCCCGCCTCGCCGCGCTCGAGCAGAAACAGGGGCGCCCGCCCGATATGCCATAA
- a CDS encoding metal-dependent hydrolase codes for MDNITHSLFALTLANAGLRRTGRGSVATLVIASNIPDIEILTTVTGGRVAYLAAHRGPTHGLLGLALAVATAAVVWGVQRWRGQPRDDTASFLSLTGIAAIGVLGHIAMDFCTSYGTRIFSPFVNAWFGVDWLPIFDIFLLLILGSGLVASYVRPQARARIAAVVLLLAAGHYAFRAALHVAALQEAQARQNAAFGAVASNGLPRTVFSYLNRAQPSALPAALPTPFSPFRWRLITRAPGRYVVSEVNLLAGRTRHGGGGVMPTDDPDSIWFPDESTPMVHAAATAPLARVFLDFARFPAAEVIRHRNGDATVHWYDIRFGERPALPGDGRRHTSPFGVWVRLSPAGAMVGQGLGPG; via the coding sequence GTGGACAACATCACCCACTCGCTGTTCGCGCTGACGCTGGCGAACGCCGGGCTCCGGCGGACGGGGCGCGGCAGCGTCGCGACGCTGGTCATCGCCTCCAACATCCCGGACATCGAGATCCTCACAACGGTGACGGGTGGGCGCGTGGCCTATCTCGCCGCTCACCGCGGTCCGACGCACGGACTCCTCGGGCTCGCGCTGGCTGTCGCGACGGCTGCTGTCGTGTGGGGCGTGCAGCGGTGGCGCGGCCAGCCGCGCGACGATACGGCGTCGTTCCTGTCGCTGACCGGCATCGCGGCGATTGGCGTGCTGGGGCACATTGCAATGGATTTCTGCACGTCCTACGGCACGCGGATCTTCAGTCCGTTCGTGAACGCGTGGTTTGGCGTCGATTGGCTCCCGATCTTCGACATCTTCCTGCTGCTCATCCTCGGCTCGGGTCTGGTGGCATCCTACGTGCGACCCCAGGCTCGCGCCCGCATTGCGGCCGTGGTGCTGCTGCTCGCGGCCGGCCACTACGCGTTCCGCGCCGCGCTCCATGTCGCCGCGCTCCAGGAGGCGCAGGCCCGGCAGAACGCGGCGTTCGGCGCAGTCGCGTCGAACGGTCTTCCCCGAACGGTGTTCAGCTACCTGAATCGCGCGCAGCCATCGGCACTCCCCGCCGCGCTTCCCACGCCGTTCTCTCCGTTCCGCTGGCGGCTCATCACGCGCGCCCCGGGCAGGTACGTCGTGAGCGAGGTGAATCTGCTCGCCGGGCGAACACGGCACGGCGGGGGCGGCGTGATGCCCACGGACGATCCCGACTCGATCTGGTTCCCGGATGAATCGACGCCGATGGTCCATGCGGCGGCCACGGCCCCGCTCGCGCGGGTATTCCTCGATTTCGCCCGCTTTCCAGCGGCAGAAGTCATCCGTCATCGGAACGGCGACGCCACGGTCCATTGGTACGACATCCGTTTTGGGGAGAGGCCCGCATTGCCGGGTGACGGCCGGCGTCACACGAGCCCATTCGGCGTCTGGGTCCGCCTGTCGCCTGCCGGGGCCATGGTCGGCCAGGGATTGGGGCCAGGATAG
- a CDS encoding deoxyribonuclease IV, producing MPRLGSHMSIAGGLPLAVDRARLHGCDALQIFSKSSSQWRARPLPPDEIAAFRLRVAVSGIAPVVAHASYLINLATSDPRLRDRSIASLGEELDRADVLGLMGVVVHPGCATGGPEAGAVRLVAQAVGEVLRARPDGRTMVLLEHTAGQGTSVGWRFEQLAAMLEQVDGHPRVGVCLDTCHLFAAGYDLSTARGYASTFEGFERLVGLDRLRAIHVNDSKKPLGSRVDRHDHIGHGLIGLDAFRRLLGDQRFDDLPMLLETPKTEGRRATSVELDPLDVANLKTLRALIPRTPRPGSAKRAHRTSTHRA from the coding sequence ATGCCGCGGCTCGGTTCGCACATGTCGATCGCCGGTGGCCTGCCGCTCGCCGTGGATCGCGCCCGCCTGCACGGCTGTGACGCGCTGCAGATCTTCTCGAAGTCGTCCAGCCAATGGCGCGCGCGGCCGCTCCCGCCCGACGAGATCGCCGCCTTCCGACTGCGTGTGGCCGTGTCCGGCATCGCTCCCGTCGTGGCACACGCCAGCTACCTGATCAATCTCGCCACGTCCGATCCCCGGTTGCGCGACCGCTCGATCGCGTCGCTCGGCGAGGAGTTGGATCGTGCCGACGTCCTCGGCCTCATGGGCGTGGTCGTCCATCCAGGATGCGCCACGGGTGGACCCGAAGCGGGGGCCGTGCGCCTGGTGGCGCAGGCCGTTGGCGAGGTGCTGCGCGCCCGTCCAGATGGCCGGACGATGGTGCTGCTCGAACATACGGCGGGGCAGGGCACATCGGTCGGCTGGCGATTCGAACAGCTGGCCGCGATGCTCGAGCAGGTGGACGGACATCCGCGCGTCGGCGTCTGCCTCGACACGTGCCATCTGTTCGCGGCCGGCTACGATCTGTCGACGGCGCGTGGGTACGCGAGCACGTTCGAGGGCTTCGAGCGCCTCGTGGGCCTCGATCGACTGCGGGCGATCCACGTGAACGATTCGAAGAAACCGCTGGGAAGCCGCGTCGACCGCCACGACCACATCGGGCACGGGCTCATCGGACTCGACGCGTTCCGGCGGCTGCTCGGTGATCAGCGGTTCGACGACCTGCCAATGCTGCTGGAGACGCCGAAGACGGAGGGGCGGCGGGCGACGAGCGTCGAACTCGATCCGCTGGACGTCGCGAACCTGAAGACGCTGCGCGCCCTCATTCCGAGAACACCTCGGCCTGGAAGCGCGAAACGCGCGCACCGGACTTCCACGCATCGGGCCTGA
- the amrA gene encoding AmmeMemoRadiSam system protein A: MLSSEERKALLRFARETIGARLTGSAPPAALALAEPHRHAGAFVTLHADGELRGCIGYPGSEKRLDEVVGHCAVAAATEDPRFPQLGADEMENLTLEISVLTPIVPVTDVSEIEVGRDGLVIEEGFRRGLLLPQVATEHRWNRDTFLAHTCLKAGLRPDAWKSGARVSRFQAEVFSE, translated from the coding sequence ATGTTGAGCTCGGAGGAGCGGAAGGCGTTGTTGCGGTTCGCGCGCGAGACCATTGGGGCGCGCCTCACCGGGTCGGCGCCGCCCGCCGCGCTCGCGCTCGCCGAGCCCCACCGGCACGCAGGGGCGTTCGTCACGCTGCACGCGGACGGCGAACTGCGCGGGTGCATCGGGTATCCGGGATCGGAGAAGCGCCTGGACGAGGTCGTTGGCCACTGCGCGGTCGCCGCCGCCACCGAAGACCCGCGCTTTCCGCAGCTCGGCGCCGACGAGATGGAGAACCTGACGCTGGAGATCTCGGTCCTGACCCCGATCGTGCCCGTGACGGACGTGTCGGAGATCGAGGTCGGGCGGGACGGCCTGGTCATTGAGGAAGGATTCCGCCGAGGCCTGCTCCTGCCGCAGGTTGCCACCGAGCACCGCTGGAACCGCGACACGTTCCTGGCGCACACGTGTCTGAAGGCCGGACTCAGGCCCGATGCGTGGAAGTCCGGTGCGCGCGTTTCGCGCTTCCAGGCCGAGGTGTTCTCGGAATGA
- the amrB gene encoding AmmeMemoRadiSam system protein B, whose translation MAARALRRAAVAGSWYPGSAAALTWEVDRYLAAVTEVLPSASVQAILVPHAGLVYSGPVAAWAYRSVEGGEFDAAVIIGPSHHVGFDGVAVYPSGAFDTPLGPAEIAADLATAIQHASPVVHADAASHAREHSLEMQLPFLRRVLPSTPIVPLMMGYQTAATIDGLAEALARALERRRVLLVASSDLSHYLDAGAAEVADRLVLDAVARFDADGLAALLHARPDHACGGGPILSVMRAARALGARAARVLRYADSGDVSGDKSAVVGYMAAALGTF comes from the coding sequence ATGGCTGCACGAGCTCTCCGACGGGCCGCCGTCGCCGGATCCTGGTACCCGGGGTCGGCCGCCGCGTTGACGTGGGAAGTGGACCGCTACCTGGCCGCCGTGACCGAGGTGTTGCCATCCGCGAGCGTGCAGGCGATCCTGGTGCCTCACGCCGGGTTGGTGTACTCAGGCCCGGTCGCCGCCTGGGCCTATCGCTCGGTCGAGGGAGGGGAGTTCGACGCGGCGGTGATCATCGGGCCGTCGCACCACGTGGGCTTCGATGGCGTGGCCGTCTACCCCAGCGGGGCCTTCGACACCCCGCTCGGTCCGGCTGAGATCGCGGCCGACCTCGCGACGGCGATCCAGCACGCGAGCCCGGTCGTCCACGCCGATGCCGCCTCTCACGCCCGCGAGCACTCGCTCGAGATGCAGTTGCCCTTCCTGCGGCGCGTTCTTCCGTCAACACCGATCGTGCCGTTGATGATGGGGTACCAGACGGCGGCGACGATTGACGGGCTCGCGGAGGCGCTGGCACGCGCACTGGAACGACGGCGGGTGCTCCTCGTGGCCAGCAGCGATCTCTCGCACTACCTGGATGCCGGTGCGGCCGAGGTCGCCGACCGCCTCGTGCTGGACGCCGTCGCGCGCTTCGATGCCGACGGCCTTGCCGCCCTGCTCCACGCGAGACCGGATCACGCGTGCGGCGGCGGTCCCATCCTGTCGGTCATGCGCGCCGCGCGCGCGCTCGGTGCCCGCGCCGCGCGCGTCCTGCGCTACGCCGACTCGGGGGATGTCTCCGGCGACAAGAGTGCGGTGGTGGGGTACATGGCCGCGGCCCTTGGCACCTTCTAG